In Arthrobacter sp. CDRTa11, one DNA window encodes the following:
- a CDS encoding IclR family transcriptional regulator, translating to MNPTAAAPAGTAPAQASPSQTLSRGIRALEILAAAQNPLTIAELADAMGVHRSVAYRILRTLEDHSLLVRDDAGRVQPGPGLAVLARGVSRNLQAAALPELTHLANTLGMTAFVTVWDHHECITLVTVEPRHSGATVAQHPGTRHPINAGAPGIAIQSALTETEWNQLSDGIPYRPEAAEARQAGYSTSHDEVIAGVSSLAAPVRVPGGRPAALAVVYIRSAHDPATVGKALAESAARIERQLA from the coding sequence ATGAACCCCACAGCCGCCGCCCCTGCCGGGACAGCGCCCGCGCAGGCCTCGCCCTCGCAGACCCTTTCCCGGGGTATTCGCGCCCTTGAAATCCTGGCTGCTGCCCAGAACCCCCTGACCATTGCGGAGCTGGCAGATGCCATGGGCGTGCACCGTTCGGTGGCGTACCGGATTCTGCGCACCCTCGAGGACCACTCACTGCTGGTGCGCGACGACGCCGGGCGGGTGCAGCCCGGCCCGGGGCTTGCCGTGTTGGCGCGGGGCGTTTCCCGGAACCTCCAGGCTGCGGCGTTGCCCGAACTCACCCATCTGGCCAACACCCTCGGCATGACTGCGTTCGTCACGGTTTGGGACCATCACGAATGCATCACCCTGGTGACGGTTGAACCACGGCATTCAGGGGCAACTGTGGCCCAGCACCCAGGCACGCGGCACCCGATCAACGCCGGGGCCCCCGGCATCGCCATCCAATCTGCGCTGACCGAAACGGAATGGAATCAGCTTTCAGACGGCATTCCCTACAGGCCCGAGGCCGCGGAAGCCCGCCAGGCCGGGTATTCGACGAGCCACGATGAAGTCATCGCCGGCGTGTCATCGCTGGCAGCCCCTGTCCGGGTTCCGGGCGGCCGGCCGGCGGCGCTCGCCGTCGTCTACATCCGCTCCGCCCATGACCCCGCCACAGTAGGCAAGGCACTCGCCGAAAGCGCGGCCAGGATCGAACGCCAGCTGGCATAG
- a CDS encoding flavin reductase family protein, which translates to MMSKPRSQPERPVAGRASAPRFHHFRGSLGRFATGVAIVTFDGATKRHGITVNSFMSVSLEPPLVLVGIARSAKAHDELAGRPFSVNILGAEQRQLAMHFAGWPGAKPVWVEGATAPRLAGVLAYFECTPWAAYDGGDHTLYVGEVTDFNYRRGDALAFANSRFTTLPESQLGIEELL; encoded by the coding sequence ATGATGTCCAAGCCGCGGAGCCAGCCTGAGCGTCCGGTCGCAGGCCGTGCCTCAGCGCCGCGGTTCCATCACTTCCGGGGCAGCCTGGGCCGGTTCGCCACAGGTGTAGCCATTGTGACTTTCGATGGTGCCACCAAACGCCACGGCATCACAGTCAATTCCTTCATGTCGGTGTCCCTGGAACCGCCCCTGGTGCTGGTGGGCATCGCGCGAAGCGCCAAAGCCCATGATGAACTAGCCGGCCGGCCGTTTTCCGTTAACATCCTGGGCGCCGAACAACGCCAGCTGGCCATGCACTTTGCCGGCTGGCCTGGTGCGAAGCCTGTGTGGGTGGAAGGCGCCACCGCCCCGCGGCTCGCCGGAGTCCTGGCCTATTTCGAATGCACACCGTGGGCCGCGTACGACGGCGGGGACCACACGCTCTACGTGGGGGAGGTGACCGACTTCAACTACCGCAGGGGTGATGCCCTGGCTTTCGCCAACAGCAGGTTTACCACCCTTCCTGAGAGCCAGCTTGGCATTGAGGAACTCCTCTGA